The following proteins are encoded in a genomic region of Entelurus aequoreus isolate RoL-2023_Sb linkage group LG01, RoL_Eaeq_v1.1, whole genome shotgun sequence:
- the LOC133632660 gene encoding E3 SUMO-protein ligase ZBED1-like: MKTEERHFAEACAEQFQTVACKWEIERKVTTIGTDSARNMIAAARILPYEHMPCIAHVIQRSITVSLADSGFVPALAKCRKIVGHFKHSPANLTELNAEQVKLGQQQEPLIQDVPTRWNSTLEMVKRIIPNQAAIKATLDQQQHNLVMLTPAEWDKLQRLETLLEPCRYVTQILGGEAYVSCSVVLPALCHLHCVMETSDEDPAYMIRFKTKFKDDLGSRQEHTNNAWLKIATALDPRFKDLKSVPKADREEVWTKLGGLLRESPGRPSHTTEDGPPKKKMNLLLQLGSDSESDEEVQPDRALHRYRAEPTIEMTDCPLQWWSSHAGAHDKLAPLARKYLATPASSVPCERLFSLAGHIVQKKRSALLSENVDKLVCLSNWLKDE, from the exons atgaaaacggaagaacgccactttgcagaggcatgtgcagaacagtttcaaactgtggcatgcaagtgggaaattgaaagaaaagttacaaccattgggactgacagtgcacgcaatatgattgctgcggctcgtattctaccatacgagcatatgccctgtatcgcgcacgtcatacagagaagcatcactgtgagtctcgctgacagcggatttgttcctgcattagccaagtgtcgcaagattgtgggacattttaaacacagcccggcaaacttaacggagctgaatgcagagcaggtgaaactcggacagcagcaggagccactgatccaagacgttccaacgcggtggaattccacacttgaaatggtcaaacgcatcatccccaatcaagcagcaataaaagcaaccctggatcaacagcagcataatctcgtcatgctgacgccagcagaatgggataaactccagagactggagacccttctagagccctgccg gtatgtgactcagatcctgggtggggaggcctacgtctcctgctcagtggtactacctgccctctgccacttacactgtgtaatggaaacttctgatgaggaccctgcatacatgattagatttaagaccaaattcaaagacgacctaggctcccgccaagaacacaccaacaatgcatggctcaagattgcaaccgcactggacccacgttttaaggacttgaaaagtgtgcccaaggcagacagagaggaggtgtggaccaaacttggaggccttctgcgtgaatcacctggaagaccttcacacactactgaagatgggccacccaagaagaaaatgaaccttcttctacagctgggctcagattcagaatcagatgaagaggtacagcctgacagagccttacacaggtacagagcagagcccaccattgaaatgacggactgtcccttgcagtggtggtcatctcatgcaggagcccatgacaagctggctccgttggctcggaaatatctagccactcctgcatcctcagttccctgtgaaagactcttctcacttgccggtcacattgtgcaaaagaagcggtcagctttactctcagaaaatgtggacaaattggtttgcctcagtaactggctaaaggatgaatag